A region from the Gossypium hirsutum isolate 1008001.06 chromosome A08, Gossypium_hirsutum_v2.1, whole genome shotgun sequence genome encodes:
- the LOC107961423 gene encoding 40S ribosomal protein S8 has translation MGISRDSMHKRRSTGGKQKAWRKKRKYELGRQPGNTKLSSNKTVRRILVRGGNVKWRALRLDTGNYSWGSESVTRKTRILDVVYNASNNELVRTQTLVKSAIIQVDAAPFKQWYLQHYGIDIGRKKKMASKKEATEEPEGAAEETKRSKHVARKLEKRQKDRKLDPHVEEQFGGGRLLACISSRPGQCGRADGYILEGKELEFYMKKMHKKKGKGAGAA, from the exons ATGG GTATTTCCCGGGATTCTATGCACAAGAGACGTTCCACCGGTGGCAAGCAGAAGGCTTGGAGGAAGAAACGAAA GTATGAACTCGGCCGCCAGCCAGGAAATACAAAGCTATCAAGCAACAAAACCGTCAGGAGAATCCTTGTTAGAGGAGGCAACGTGAAGTGGAGAGCGTTGAGATTGGATACAGGCAACTATTCATGGGGTAGTGAATCCGTAACCCGTAAGACTCGTATTCTCGATGTCGTATATAACGCCTCGAACAATGAGCTTGTTCGCACACAGACTCTGGTAAAGAGTGCCATTATTCAAGTTGATGCGGCTCCGTTTAAGCAATGGTACCTTCAGCACTACGGCATTGACATtgggaggaagaagaagatggcCTCTAAGAAGGAAGCTACTGAG GAACCAGAAGGGGCTGCCGAGGAAACCAAGAGGAGTAAGCATGTAGCAAGGAAGCTTGAGAAGCGCCAAAAAGATCGCAAACTTGATCCTCACGTTGAAGAACAATTTGGTGGTGGTAGATTGTTGGCATGCATATCTTCCAGGCCTGGTCAATGTGGCAGAGCTGATGG gtACATATTGGAAGGTAAAGAATTGGAGTTCTATATGAAGAAAATGCATAAGAAGAAGGGCAAGGGTGCGGGAGCTGCTTAG
- the LOC107961412 gene encoding probable sodium/metabolite cotransporter BASS3, chloroplastic produces MTSITPFLSLAVPTGKQLSICSKQVTPCCYSRIGSIPCGRNGCVDVGSKGNGRRLLVFACSTTPYVRGIGSQRVSIGNKTDGGATKGDLSQALSAMLPFVVAATAVASLVQPSTFTWVSKELYAPALGGIMLSIGIKLSLDDFALAVKRPLPLSVGLIVQYMLKPGLGVLIAKAFGMSPMFYAGFILTSCVAGAQLSSYASFLSKGDVAVSILLTSFTTIASVLLTPLLTCLLIGSVVPVDAVMMSKSILQVVLVPVALGVVLNTYAKPVVTILQPVMPFVAMICTSLCIGSPLALNQSQILSKDGLQLVLPILAFHAVAFAIGYWILKIPSFRQREEVCRTVSLCSGMQSSTMAGLLAIQFLGGSSRAVPAACSVIVMAIMGLSLASLWGSGYRLRDLPSLLGPQTGPAVQEAQ; encoded by the exons ATGACGTCGATCACTCCCTTTCTTTCTCTCGCAGTCCCCACCGGGAAGCAGCTCTCAATCTGTTCGAAACAAGTAACGCCGTGTTGTTATTCGAGAATTGGTTCGATTCCGTGTGGGAGGAACGGTTGTGTCGACGTCGGCAGCAAAGGTAATGGACGAAGGTTGTTGGTATTCGCCTGTTCGACGACGCCGTACGTACGAGGAATTGGGTCGCAAAGGGTCTCGATTGGGAATAAGACAGATGGTGGGGCAACGAAAGGTGATTTGTCTCAGGCTTTGTCGGCGATGCTTCCTTTCGTCGTCGCTGCTACTGCTGTTGCTTCTCTTGTTCAACCCTCCACTTTCACTTG GGTATCTAAGGAATTATATGCTCCTGCTCTTGGTGGAATTATGTTGTCAATTGGAATTAAGCTTTCCTTGGATGATTTTGCACTTGCAGTGAAAAG ACCATTACCACTATCTGTTGGACTTATCGTACAGTATATGCTCAAACCGGGTCTCGGGGTTCTAATTGCAAAGGCGTTCGGCATGTCTCCAATGTTTTATGCCGGTTTTATACTCACATCGTGTGTTGCAGGGGCTCAATTGTCTAGTTATGCTAGCTTTTTAAGCAAAGGAGATGTTGCAGTGAGTATTCTTCTCACTAGCTTTACCACCATTGCATCGGTGCTCCTCACACCCCTTTTAACTTGCCTCCTCATTGGATCCGTTGTTCCAGTTGATGCAGTAATGATGTCAAAGTCAATTTTACAG GTGGTTCTTGTTCCGGTCGCTCTTGGAGTTGTGCTTAATACGTATGCAAAACCAGTAGTTACTATCCTCCAACCTGTGATGCCTTTTGTTGCTATGATCTGTACATCCTTGTGCATCGGTAGCCCTCTTGCACTGAATCAGAGTCAAATTCTATCAAAAGATGGTCTCCAATTGGTTCTTCCGATTTTGGCGTTTCACGCTGTGGCATTCGCTATCGGATATTGGATATTGAAGATTCCTTCTTTCAG GCAAAGAGAAGAAGTTTGCCGAACAGTATCGTTATGCAGTGGAATGCAAAGCTCGACAATGGCAGGGCTTCTGGCAATCCAGTTCCTAGGAGGTAGCAGTCGAGCAGTTCCAGCGGCATGCTCTGTCATAGTAATGGCTATTATGGGTCTTTCACTTGCCTCTTTATGGGGCAGTGGTTACCGTCTTAGAGACTTACCGTCTTTACTTGGCCCACAAACTGGCCCTGCTGTTCAGGAGGCGCAATGA